From Trueperella pecoris, a single genomic window includes:
- a CDS encoding LPXTG cell wall anchor domain-containing protein encodes MQTNIRRSILILLLGAALAVLAPSASAAERHWERLSSEDSRWAGITSEGVPIAVCTGDTQLNFTFQQGLENADFTSYTETVAGEEYVRHGTERGPDTTIAASKTGVAAAVLDLWGSQTVDGVPPEVFTIALHELAGGGYGISATGNAEWREQARDLLGEAAKLAGPHRAGDISYGEASVTGFTVVGRAGVPISGIPFRAELSGGVWADTGQSVLEGYTQGAAQRFAISESRGELAIRVVYTDIPGHSLKTGHHEVAQDMHMPGERGTVEQEAVLRQAVPNVAISTRASVDLTGDNATITDMIKVDANAWPVEEGQAAVYDIVADLYGPFDSQLPEQKHVPEGLVAHSTIPLSINAPGEYGISFDDRIDSGWYTVVVRGEFQGRDEPAARVVMPFFEPAETVFVERPSATPIVPATAPVAEVSPNAGTGPARELPNTGGEVSGLTLLAVGLAGGGGALLMRRR; translated from the coding sequence ATGCAAACAAACATTCGTCGATCAATTCTGATTCTTTTGCTGGGCGCTGCGCTGGCGGTGCTCGCACCCTCTGCCTCGGCGGCGGAGCGGCACTGGGAGCGCCTATCCTCAGAAGATAGTAGATGGGCAGGGATCACAAGCGAGGGCGTCCCCATAGCTGTCTGCACGGGCGACACCCAGCTGAATTTCACTTTTCAGCAAGGCCTGGAGAACGCCGACTTTACGAGCTATACCGAGACGGTGGCGGGGGAGGAGTATGTCCGCCACGGCACCGAGAGGGGGCCGGATACAACAATTGCCGCTTCAAAGACGGGCGTCGCCGCGGCGGTCCTCGATTTGTGGGGGTCGCAAACTGTGGACGGCGTTCCTCCTGAGGTTTTCACGATTGCTCTCCACGAGCTCGCGGGCGGCGGATACGGCATCAGTGCCACGGGCAACGCCGAGTGGAGGGAGCAGGCACGCGATCTCTTAGGTGAGGCGGCTAAGCTCGCGGGTCCTCATCGCGCCGGAGATATCAGCTATGGTGAGGCGTCTGTGACGGGCTTTACCGTTGTTGGCCGGGCAGGAGTGCCGATTTCAGGAATCCCGTTCCGCGCCGAGCTCAGTGGCGGCGTTTGGGCCGATACGGGCCAGTCTGTCCTCGAGGGGTACACGCAGGGTGCTGCGCAGCGGTTTGCGATCTCCGAATCTCGGGGCGAACTGGCCATACGCGTGGTCTACACCGATATCCCTGGCCATTCATTGAAGACGGGGCACCACGAAGTGGCCCAAGATATGCATATGCCGGGCGAGCGTGGCACTGTCGAACAGGAGGCGGTACTCCGCCAGGCTGTGCCCAACGTGGCCATATCCACTCGCGCTTCGGTTGACCTCACCGGTGACAATGCCACGATTACCGACATGATCAAGGTCGATGCGAATGCGTGGCCGGTCGAGGAGGGCCAGGCGGCCGTCTATGACATCGTGGCCGATCTCTACGGTCCGTTTGACAGCCAGCTGCCAGAACAGAAGCATGTGCCGGAGGGTCTGGTGGCGCATTCCACGATTCCGCTCAGCATCAACGCGCCGGGCGAATACGGGATCTCCTTCGATGACAGGATCGACAGTGGTTGGTACACCGTCGTCGTCAGGGGTGAGTTTCAGGGGCGAGATGAGCCTGCGGCGCGCGTGGTCATGCCCTTCTTCGAACCCGCCGAAACCGTGTTCGTGGAAAGGCCCAGCGCAACGCCGATCGTTCCCGCAACAGCGCCCGTCGCAGAGGTGAGCCCGAACGCCGGGACTGGTCCGGCTCGCGAGCTACCGAATACGGGAGGCGAAGTTTCAGGGCTCACACTCCTTGCGGTCGGTCTGGCAGGAGGGGGCGGGGCGCTACTGATGCGTCGGCGCTAG
- a CDS encoding Y-family DNA polymerase → MWIPDWPVAAVVLAGQARADEPIALYDQRVIALNGLAHVEGVRVGMRRRQAQSLVPNLRLMRHVPDVDVIHFERVVRACEEHIAYISVLEPGLITFLAKGPVASAGSMRQLSENLVGDIAEEGLEAHVGFGEGLLTSILAARQDAHVRHARTFLDSHPVGDLIHATFTAKSRENMRHFISAMEDLGVHRIGDLRLLDRHALATRFGQTGHHVGALIDGGDIDYEGRAYDAHELVAERNADPPLENFDQAAFLARDMAEELAGELVHRGLIAQEITITTRGESGSWQRVWTLDAASARDITDRVRWQLAAWMTDRDDASCDAVSAIPHISVAASVVAPAGHAQGKLWGTDRASRDAAARAVSRIQGLLGDQAVTVPEYVGGRHPLEAYRMRLWDQAAGIRRREDPWPGAVPLPWPPRVKNPPEQAEILDSGGHACMLDALGVFSCQQGCGDPRPASLRAAGRAVVVKEIAGPWLQMTGWWDPSAYQRQAWLEIVDNELCGYLLCREGQRWWLVGVYQ, encoded by the coding sequence GTGTGGATCCCTGATTGGCCGGTGGCGGCAGTGGTCCTGGCCGGGCAAGCTCGTGCCGATGAGCCCATTGCCTTGTATGATCAGCGTGTTATCGCGCTCAATGGGTTGGCCCATGTGGAGGGCGTGCGGGTAGGAATGAGACGTAGGCAGGCCCAATCGCTCGTCCCGAATCTGCGCCTGATGAGGCATGTGCCTGACGTGGACGTCATTCATTTTGAGCGGGTCGTGAGGGCGTGTGAGGAGCATATCGCCTATATCAGCGTGTTGGAGCCAGGCCTTATCACCTTCCTCGCCAAGGGGCCGGTGGCATCGGCGGGCAGCATGCGGCAGCTGTCGGAAAATCTGGTGGGTGACATCGCCGAGGAAGGGCTAGAGGCCCATGTCGGTTTTGGTGAAGGGCTCCTGACGAGTATTCTGGCGGCCCGTCAAGACGCCCACGTTCGTCATGCACGTACTTTTCTTGACTCCCATCCGGTGGGGGATCTCATCCACGCCACTTTCACGGCGAAATCACGCGAGAACATGCGTCATTTCATCAGCGCGATGGAGGATTTAGGTGTGCATCGGATTGGCGATCTGCGACTGCTCGATCGCCATGCGTTGGCCACACGCTTTGGGCAAACGGGGCACCACGTAGGTGCGCTCATTGATGGCGGGGACATCGACTATGAGGGGCGTGCCTACGATGCCCACGAACTTGTGGCCGAGCGTAACGCGGATCCGCCGCTAGAGAATTTCGACCAGGCTGCTTTCCTTGCACGCGATATGGCGGAGGAATTGGCGGGCGAGCTTGTGCATAGAGGCCTCATCGCACAGGAAATCACGATCACTACCCGTGGTGAATCGGGAAGTTGGCAACGGGTGTGGACACTGGATGCCGCCAGCGCACGCGACATCACGGATCGCGTGCGCTGGCAGCTAGCGGCATGGATGACTGACCGAGATGACGCCTCCTGTGATGCTGTGTCAGCCATCCCCCATATCTCGGTAGCCGCAAGCGTTGTCGCGCCAGCCGGGCATGCCCAAGGCAAACTGTGGGGAACGGACCGCGCCAGCCGGGACGCGGCTGCCCGGGCAGTGAGTCGGATTCAGGGTCTCTTGGGTGACCAGGCTGTCACTGTGCCGGAATATGTGGGTGGGCGTCATCCGTTGGAGGCGTATCGCATGCGTTTATGGGACCAGGCCGCGGGCATCCGGCGTCGTGAAGATCCTTGGCCGGGGGCGGTGCCGTTACCTTGGCCGCCCCGCGTGAAAAACCCTCCGGAGCAGGCGGAAATCCTTGACTCGGGTGGGCATGCATGCATGCTGGATGCGCTTGGTGTCTTCTCCTGTCAGCAGGGGTGCGGCGATCCACGCCCGGCGAGCTTACGTGCGGCAGGGCGGGCCGTCGTGGTCAAGGAAATCGCCGGACCTTGGCTACAGATGACGGGCTGGTGGGATCCATCCGCCTATCAGCGTCAGGCCTGGCTGGAGATCGTCGATAACGAATTGTGCGGCTATCTTCTGTGCCGCGAGGGGCAGCGCTGGTGGCTGGTGGGGGTCTATCAATGA
- a CDS encoding SPFH domain-containing protein: MPDNMVLLVFLAILALLVVVIIAKSVIQVHQGFTVIIERLGKYNKTLRPGLHFLIPFFDSVRQRIDMREQVVPFPPQPVITSDNIVVNIDTVIYYQVTQPEAATYEIADPMSAIEQLAVTTLRNIIGSMDMEQALTGRDQINGQLRGVLDEATGRWGIRVSRVELKAIDPPATVQSAMEQQMKAERDRRAAILTAEGVKQSAILRAEGEKQSAILRAEGSAQSAILEAQGESRAILQVFDAIHRGNADPKLLSYEYLKVLPQIADSQSSKLWIVPTELTAALDAVTKGFTGRAGDEPVTVNFDGLDEDIADSLASTNLQDVGAALADARGEASRASSEAEESGTHSGKTFNPRVEVGQQPSVVDPIPSTEDELN; the protein is encoded by the coding sequence ATGCCAGACAACATGGTTTTGCTCGTCTTCCTTGCGATACTGGCGCTGCTTGTCGTCGTCATTATCGCCAAGTCCGTCATCCAGGTTCATCAGGGGTTCACGGTCATCATCGAGCGGCTCGGAAAGTACAACAAGACGCTTCGTCCTGGTCTGCACTTCCTGATCCCGTTCTTCGATTCGGTCCGTCAACGCATCGACATGCGTGAACAGGTCGTGCCGTTCCCGCCGCAACCGGTGATTACATCGGACAACATCGTTGTCAACATTGACACGGTCATCTACTACCAGGTCACTCAGCCTGAGGCAGCCACCTACGAGATCGCCGATCCTATGTCAGCCATCGAGCAACTGGCAGTGACAACGCTACGTAACATCATCGGATCGATGGACATGGAGCAGGCGCTGACCGGTCGCGACCAGATCAACGGTCAGCTACGTGGCGTACTCGACGAGGCGACCGGCCGTTGGGGCATTCGCGTCTCGCGCGTGGAGCTGAAGGCCATCGACCCGCCGGCAACTGTCCAGTCCGCGATGGAGCAGCAGATGAAGGCCGAGCGTGATCGCCGTGCCGCGATCCTCACCGCCGAGGGTGTTAAGCAGTCCGCGATTCTCCGCGCCGAGGGCGAGAAGCAGTCCGCGATTCTCCGCGCCGAAGGCTCTGCACAGTCGGCCATCCTGGAGGCTCAGGGCGAATCGCGAGCGATCTTGCAGGTGTTCGACGCTATCCACCGCGGAAATGCCGATCCGAAGCTGCTGTCCTACGAGTATCTCAAGGTGCTTCCGCAGATCGCCGATTCGCAGTCCTCGAAGCTGTGGATTGTTCCGACCGAACTGACCGCGGCGCTCGACGCCGTCACCAAGGGCTTCACCGGCCGCGCCGGCGACGAGCCCGTCACCGTCAACTTCGATGGGCTCGATGAGGACATCGCGGACTCGCTCGCCTCAACCAATCTCCAGGATGTGGGGGCGGCGCTTGCCGACGCACGCGGGGAGGCCAGCCGCGCCTCGTCCGAGGCGGAAGAGTCCGGCACCCATTCGGGCAAGACGTTCAACCCACGCGTGGAGGTCGGCCAGCAGCCCAGCGTTGTTGACCCGATTCCTTCCACCGAGGATGAGCTGAACTAA
- a CDS encoding tRNA (cytidine(34)-2'-O)-methyltransferase: MLDFVFHEPKIPGNTGNAIRLAACTGARLHLIEPLAFNFDDAHLKRAGLDYHDLADLVIHKSWQDAKEYFGPHRRIFAFTGHTSNNYADEAYREDDILLFGTEPTGLPESVLDDPRITKMLRIPMLPGRRSLNLANSASIALYEAWRQLSFADAAM, encoded by the coding sequence GTGCTCGATTTTGTTTTTCATGAACCCAAGATTCCCGGCAACACGGGTAACGCCATCCGCCTAGCGGCCTGCACGGGCGCCCGTCTGCACCTTATTGAACCGCTGGCTTTTAATTTCGACGACGCTCATCTCAAGCGCGCAGGCCTCGACTATCACGACCTCGCCGACCTCGTCATTCATAAATCTTGGCAGGATGCAAAAGAGTACTTCGGCCCCCACCGTCGAATTTTCGCCTTCACCGGCCACACCTCGAACAATTACGCCGACGAAGCCTACCGTGAAGACGACATCCTCCTGTTTGGCACGGAGCCGACCGGGCTACCGGAATCTGTGCTCGACGATCCCCGGATTACGAAGATGCTGAGGATTCCCATGTTGCCCGGCCGGCGATCGCTTAATCTTGCCAACTCGGCATCCATCGCCCTCTACGAGGCGTGGCGCCAACTGAGTTTCGCAGATGCGGCGATGTAG
- a CDS encoding NfeD family protein encodes MAWGIWAIITVVLLIAETLTVDFLFMMFAAGTLAATITSVVTPHALALQIVIFGIVAILGIVFVRPWARKHVNDSSHGESNVYAMTGQMGYALCEVDVKGGRVKVGGEVWSAKTPGAVIAEGTAVVIQSVEGARVVVTPFHNES; translated from the coding sequence ATGGCTTGGGGTATTTGGGCAATCATCACCGTCGTCCTGCTCATCGCAGAGACGCTGACGGTTGATTTTCTCTTCATGATGTTTGCAGCAGGCACGCTTGCTGCGACCATCACTTCAGTGGTCACACCTCACGCGCTAGCGCTTCAGATCGTGATCTTCGGCATCGTTGCCATTCTCGGTATCGTCTTCGTTCGCCCGTGGGCGCGCAAGCACGTCAACGATTCCTCCCACGGGGAATCAAACGTGTATGCGATGACCGGGCAGATGGGCTACGCCCTCTGCGAGGTCGACGTCAAGGGCGGACGCGTCAAGGTCGGCGGCGAAGTATGGAGTGCAAAGACGCCAGGAGCTGTGATTGCGGAAGGCACCGCCGTCGTTATTCAAAGTGTGGAAGGCGCACGAGTCGTCGTCACACCCTTCCACAATGAGTCCTAG
- the glgA gene encoding glycogen synthase gives MRVDLLTREYPPHVYGGAGVHVTELAKVLKAHAEVHVHAFDGPREENGNGATVHGYSDLPELADANGTLKTLGVDLLIADKTAGADLVHSHTWYANMAGHLSKLMFGIPHVISAHSLEPLRPWKREQLGGGYEISSWIEKTAYEAADGIVAVSNGMREDILRSYPHVDPDRVRVIHNGIDLEDWKAPRSEEEWASAREYFSSYGLDPDQPTIIFVGRITRQKGVPGLLRALKYVPEDVQVILCAGAPDTKEILDETRALVEDLQKTREGVVWIDEHLPHEKIVALEACSTTFVTPSVYEPLGIVNLEAMAVGLPVVGTKTGGIPDCIDDGVTGTLVPIDQKQDGTGTPLDPDTFEKDLGLALADMVADPQRAKEMGLAGRKRVEEHFSWESIAIKTMAFYEDILAR, from the coding sequence ATGAGAGTCGATCTGCTCACGCGCGAATATCCTCCGCACGTCTATGGAGGAGCCGGTGTTCATGTTACGGAGCTTGCCAAGGTCCTCAAGGCGCACGCCGAAGTACACGTACACGCCTTTGACGGCCCGCGCGAGGAAAACGGCAACGGCGCCACTGTCCATGGCTACTCTGACCTGCCGGAGCTTGCCGATGCCAACGGGACGCTCAAGACTCTCGGGGTAGATTTGTTGATTGCGGACAAGACCGCCGGAGCGGATCTTGTCCACTCCCACACATGGTATGCGAATATGGCCGGGCACCTGTCCAAGCTCATGTTCGGCATTCCGCACGTGATCTCGGCGCATTCGCTTGAGCCCCTTCGCCCGTGGAAACGCGAGCAGCTCGGTGGTGGTTATGAGATTTCCTCCTGGATCGAGAAGACGGCCTACGAGGCGGCGGACGGCATTGTCGCCGTTTCGAACGGCATGCGCGAGGACATCCTGCGCTCCTATCCCCATGTGGATCCGGATAGGGTGCGCGTGATTCATAACGGGATCGACCTCGAGGACTGGAAGGCGCCGCGGTCGGAGGAGGAGTGGGCCAGTGCCCGCGAGTATTTCAGTTCCTACGGCCTGGATCCTGATCAGCCGACCATCATCTTTGTCGGGCGCATCACCCGCCAGAAGGGCGTTCCGGGCCTGCTTCGTGCTCTGAAGTATGTGCCCGAGGACGTGCAGGTGATCCTGTGTGCTGGCGCCCCGGACACGAAGGAGATTTTGGACGAGACGCGGGCCTTGGTTGAGGACCTGCAGAAGACTCGCGAGGGCGTCGTGTGGATCGACGAGCACCTGCCACACGAGAAAATTGTGGCGCTCGAGGCGTGTTCGACCACGTTCGTCACGCCCTCCGTCTACGAGCCGCTCGGCATCGTCAACCTCGAAGCCATGGCCGTCGGGTTGCCCGTTGTGGGTACGAAGACTGGTGGAATTCCCGATTGTATCGACGACGGCGTCACCGGCACGCTCGTGCCCATCGATCAAAAGCAGGACGGCACGGGCACTCCGCTCGATCCGGACACCTTTGAGAAGGACCTGGGGCTTGCCCTGGCCGACATGGTTGCCGACCCTCAGCGCGCCAAGGAGATGGGCCTGGCCGGGCGCAAGCGCGTGGAGGAGCATTTCTCCTGGGAGTCTATCGCTATCAAGACGATGGCCTTCTACGAGGACATCCTCGCCCGGTAG
- a CDS encoding YbhB/YbcL family Raf kinase inhibitor-like protein, which translates to MNLERPPAPNPYDLLPHVPSFTLTSPTMSDGGTMPDKHLGFKDNISPALEWSGFPEQTQGFAVTCFDPDAPTPSGYWHWTVLDLDDTTTSLAEGAGHHDLTLPGAASHIRNDANEFAYYGAAPPEGDVHPHRYIFVVHALDVPSLELDPEDTTPATAAFHTVFHTIARAQLTVTYQR; encoded by the coding sequence ATGAACCTAGAACGACCTCCCGCACCCAACCCCTACGACCTCCTCCCCCACGTCCCCTCCTTCACCCTGACGAGCCCCACGATGTCCGACGGCGGGACGATGCCCGATAAGCACCTCGGATTCAAGGACAACATTTCTCCTGCCCTTGAGTGGTCAGGCTTTCCCGAGCAGACACAAGGCTTTGCCGTCACATGTTTTGATCCAGATGCGCCGACGCCGTCCGGCTACTGGCACTGGACTGTCTTAGACCTCGACGACACCACGACATCACTGGCCGAAGGCGCGGGCCACCATGACCTCACCCTTCCCGGTGCCGCCAGCCACATCCGCAACGATGCCAACGAATTCGCCTACTACGGTGCCGCACCCCCAGAAGGAGACGTCCACCCGCATCGCTATATTTTCGTGGTGCACGCCCTCGACGTCCCTTCTCTCGAACTGGACCCCGAAGACACGACGCCGGCAACCGCCGCATTCCACACCGTCTTCCATACAATCGCACGGGCGCAACTGACCGTGACCTACCAGCGATAG
- a CDS encoding TrmH family RNA methyltransferase has translation MMINVTDLSDPRLDDFLRLTDVALRRKLESERGLFLAEGEKVIRRAVVAGYRPRSAVMTHRWLESLGGLFDDDVALFVLPDDLLEQLTGFRVHRGAIASFDRPALPSVESFLNSIPRARRLFVLEDLVDHTNVGAIFRSAAALGVDGVLVTEHCADPLYRRSVKVSMGTVFQVPWTRVDHWPRSIGQLSTAGWTTASLALTDRAVSLDEFAAMEPAREGKVALILGTEGDGLSRRTMANSDYVVTIPMAGGIDSLNVAATSAVAAWALKPR, from the coding sequence GTGATGATTAACGTGACTGACCTTTCCGATCCCCGCCTCGACGACTTTCTGCGGCTCACCGACGTGGCCTTGCGCCGCAAGCTTGAAAGCGAACGTGGGCTCTTTCTGGCCGAGGGCGAGAAGGTCATTCGGCGCGCGGTCGTGGCTGGATACCGCCCGCGGTCGGCCGTGATGACGCATCGGTGGCTCGAAAGCCTTGGCGGATTGTTCGACGACGACGTCGCACTCTTCGTCCTCCCGGACGATCTCCTCGAGCAGCTGACTGGTTTCCGCGTTCACCGCGGTGCTATCGCTTCTTTCGACCGTCCTGCGCTACCAAGCGTGGAGAGCTTCTTGAACTCGATACCGCGAGCGCGACGCCTATTCGTCCTCGAAGACCTCGTTGATCATACGAATGTGGGTGCAATTTTCCGTTCTGCAGCCGCGCTGGGGGTAGACGGGGTGCTCGTGACCGAGCACTGTGCTGATCCGCTCTACCGGCGCTCGGTCAAGGTGTCGATGGGGACGGTGTTTCAGGTGCCATGGACCCGCGTCGATCACTGGCCGCGGTCGATCGGTCAGCTGTCCACAGCAGGGTGGACGACGGCGTCGTTAGCCCTCACGGACCGCGCCGTTTCGCTGGACGAATTCGCCGCGATGGAACCCGCGCGTGAGGGAAAGGTCGCGCTGATTTTAGGCACGGAAGGTGACGGCTTGTCCCGCAGAACGATGGCGAATTCAGACTACGTCGTGACGATCCCGATGGCGGGAGGGATTGATTCGCTCAACGTTGCGGCCACAAGCGCGGTGGCTGCTTGGGCGCTGAAGCCGCGTTAG
- a CDS encoding helix-turn-helix transcriptional regulator — translation MTEHSAAERAFASTFGKTLINHRKRLGLTQEQVALEADINRNHYQLLEYGRADRKSNNPANPRLNTLIKLARVFDCSVADLLRQALEDYDTMENLTKAS, via the coding sequence GTGACCGAACATTCTGCAGCCGAACGCGCCTTCGCGTCCACTTTCGGCAAGACGCTCATTAACCATCGCAAGCGCCTGGGCCTGACACAGGAACAGGTGGCACTCGAGGCCGACATCAACCGTAACCATTATCAGCTTCTCGAATACGGCCGGGCAGACCGCAAGTCCAACAACCCTGCCAACCCGCGGCTCAACACACTGATCAAGCTCGCACGGGTATTCGACTGCTCCGTTGCCGACCTCCTCAGACAGGCGCTCGAGGACTACGACACCATGGAGAACCTCACCAAAGCGTCCTAA
- a CDS encoding ABC transporter ATP-binding protein yields the protein MGDVLEVNDVIVRRGGRRIIDGIDWSVNEGERWVVLGPNGAGKTTLVRLVSGRMHPTSGKVTIIGEELGHTDVSELYPLVGLSSSALDQRINDAETVLNVVRSAAYGVVGTWKESYEDQDDARALELLAVLGVAELAERTWGTLSSGERKRVGIARALMPDPEVLILDEPASGLDLGGREHLLASLSALAGGIYAPVMVLVTHHVEDIPEGFTHGLLLKDGKVAASGPLEDVMTSQTLSEVFDVEVEVKAEGGRFSAKAK from the coding sequence ATGGGAGATGTTTTAGAGGTAAATGACGTCATCGTCCGCCGCGGCGGACGCCGAATTATCGACGGTATCGACTGGTCGGTCAACGAAGGAGAACGTTGGGTTGTGCTCGGCCCCAACGGCGCCGGCAAGACGACGCTCGTGCGGCTCGTCTCGGGCCGCATGCATCCGACGTCGGGCAAAGTGACGATCATTGGCGAAGAACTCGGTCACACGGACGTCTCCGAGCTTTATCCGCTCGTTGGGCTTTCATCTTCCGCGCTCGATCAGCGCATCAACGACGCCGAAACGGTCCTCAACGTTGTACGAAGCGCTGCCTACGGCGTCGTAGGCACGTGGAAAGAAAGCTACGAGGATCAGGACGACGCGCGAGCCCTCGAGCTTCTCGCTGTCCTCGGCGTGGCCGAACTGGCCGAGCGCACGTGGGGCACACTGTCGTCTGGGGAACGCAAGCGGGTGGGAATTGCGCGGGCCCTCATGCCTGACCCTGAGGTTCTCATTCTTGATGAGCCGGCATCGGGCCTCGATCTGGGCGGTCGTGAGCACCTGCTCGCCTCCCTGTCGGCGCTCGCCGGGGGAATCTATGCGCCGGTCATGGTCCTCGTGACACACCACGTGGAGGACATCCCGGAGGGCTTCACTCACGGCCTCCTCCTCAAAGACGGCAAGGTTGCGGCCAGCGGCCCGCTCGAGGACGTCATGACTTCGCAAACGCTGTCTGAGGTTTTCGACGTTGAGGTCGAGGTCAAGGCCGAGGGTGGCCGATTCTCCGCAAAGGCGAAGTAG